A window of Cellulomonas fimi contains these coding sequences:
- a CDS encoding IS481 family transposase — translation MSHANARLTPAGRFVMVQRIAAGRPVAHVAAEMGVSRTTAWRWWRRFRIEGRAGLVDRPSCARTHPRRTPACVETRVRIARMLSRRGPVWIGYHLGLPASTVGRVLARHGAPLLRECDPLTGLPIRASRRSPHRYEHAYPGSLVHIDVKKLGRIPDGGGHRALGRADGRRDRRRGVGYDYIHTAIDDHSRLAYAEIHNDEKGTTCAGFLTRAAAFYASHGITVERVISDNARNYRISRDFLETAEQLGIRLKLIRPYCPWTNGKVERLNRTLAAEWAYSRVFTTNAERAAVLPDWLDRYNLDRPHLGIGGLRPIDRVNNAAGQYS, via the coding sequence GTGTCTCACGCTAATGCCCGGCTGACACCTGCCGGCAGGTTCGTGATGGTCCAGCGCATCGCGGCTGGCCGCCCGGTCGCCCACGTCGCCGCCGAGATGGGCGTCTCGCGCACGACCGCGTGGCGGTGGTGGCGCCGATTTCGGATCGAGGGCCGCGCAGGCCTGGTGGACCGGCCGAGCTGCGCACGCACCCATCCGCGTCGCACGCCCGCATGCGTGGAGACCCGGGTGCGGATCGCTCGGATGCTCTCGCGGCGAGGGCCGGTCTGGATCGGCTATCACCTGGGTCTTCCCGCCTCCACGGTCGGGCGCGTCCTGGCCCGTCACGGCGCACCCCTGCTGCGCGAGTGCGACCCCCTGACCGGCCTGCCGATTCGTGCCTCGCGGCGCTCACCGCACCGCTACGAGCACGCCTATCCCGGCTCGCTGGTCCACATCGACGTCAAGAAGCTCGGGCGCATCCCGGACGGCGGCGGGCATCGGGCACTGGGCCGAGCCGACGGTCGACGAGACCGCCGCCGCGGGGTCGGCTACGACTACATCCACACCGCGATCGACGACCACTCCCGGCTGGCCTACGCCGAGATCCACAACGACGAGAAAGGCACGACCTGCGCAGGGTTCCTGACCCGTGCAGCGGCGTTCTACGCCTCTCACGGCATCACGGTCGAGCGCGTGATCAGCGACAACGCCAGGAACTACCGAATCTCCCGGGACTTCCTCGAGACGGCCGAGCAACTCGGCATCCGCCTGAAGCTGATCCGGCCCTACTGCCCGTGGACCAACGGCAAGGTCGAGCGACTCAACCGCACCCTCGCCGCCGAGTGGGCATACTCACGCGTCTTCACCACCAATGCCGAACGCGCCGCCGTCTTGCCCGACTGGCTCGACCGCTACAACCTGGACCGACCCCACCTCGGCATCGGCGGCCTACGACCCATCGACCGCGTCAACAACGCTGCGGGTCAGTACAGCTAG
- a CDS encoding HEAT repeat domain-containing protein: MGSSSDVPIESAFAAALDERRRNTDEGPLPHLLELQRRATEEVFVFALRWTTSKDPEERELGIDVVRELGPADTDGRRPFSDRAIPHLLAMLRAEDDPVIERRLLQAVAFNGATEALGEFLDRADHPDDGVRRTIAFLLPGLTDADAPDPDALDALARLTRDVDADVRYYSLYALVAEEGFTVDVTRAVGAARRLVDDPDPQVRDLARAHSGERVLTPFGPLALSLTTGSAALGVPTARSVLTSGARSARWEVAGGLTVETLVVPYAYENALLEHPRCSCWGVEWRLHATSDTAPITIAAHLPDSVAGSRGGGWHLATVEFENDNYHLAIGGPADDALDDELEAGLHAPSWRGQFASDAARAEVARQAPHGLTWHLPRLLAGESATTHVAVAWTVAGPAEAGDATAWAVDITRTRLREHAGIPTGSTQHSRHRRGPAPRRSQSAPDADPVVTSSASDDVPGSSAQLERGDRA, from the coding sequence GTGGGCTCATCGTCTGACGTGCCAATTGAGTCGGCGTTCGCGGCCGCCCTGGACGAGCGGCGCCGCAACACCGATGAGGGCCCGCTTCCACACCTCCTCGAGCTCCAGCGCCGTGCGACCGAAGAGGTCTTCGTCTTCGCTCTGCGGTGGACCACGAGCAAGGATCCCGAGGAGCGCGAACTCGGCATCGACGTCGTGCGCGAGTTGGGGCCCGCCGACACCGACGGTCGGCGTCCGTTCAGCGACCGTGCCATCCCGCACCTGCTCGCGATGCTCCGCGCTGAGGACGATCCGGTCATCGAGCGCCGTCTGCTCCAAGCGGTGGCCTTCAACGGCGCCACGGAGGCGCTCGGAGAGTTCCTCGACCGGGCCGATCACCCCGACGACGGCGTGAGAAGGACGATCGCCTTCCTCCTGCCCGGCCTGACCGACGCCGACGCGCCGGACCCGGACGCGCTGGACGCGTTGGCGCGTCTGACCCGCGACGTCGACGCCGACGTCCGGTACTACTCCCTCTACGCGCTCGTGGCCGAGGAAGGCTTCACCGTCGACGTCACACGCGCCGTCGGTGCGGCACGTCGACTCGTCGACGATCCGGATCCGCAGGTCCGCGACCTGGCCCGCGCCCACAGCGGCGAACGCGTCCTCACGCCGTTCGGCCCGCTCGCACTGAGCCTGACCACCGGGTCGGCGGCTCTCGGTGTGCCGACGGCGAGGTCGGTCCTGACATCAGGTGCGCGCTCGGCGCGGTGGGAGGTGGCCGGCGGTCTGACGGTGGAGACGCTCGTGGTGCCGTACGCCTATGAGAACGCCCTGCTCGAGCACCCCCGGTGCAGCTGCTGGGGGGTCGAGTGGCGGTTGCATGCGACGAGCGACACCGCCCCGATCACGATCGCGGCTCACCTCCCCGACTCAGTCGCGGGCAGCCGCGGGGGTGGGTGGCATCTCGCGACCGTGGAGTTCGAGAACGACAACTATCACCTCGCGATCGGTGGTCCTGCCGACGACGCGCTCGATGACGAGCTCGAGGCAGGGCTCCACGCGCCGTCCTGGCGAGGTCAGTTCGCTTCGGATGCCGCGCGCGCGGAGGTGGCGCGACAGGCTCCGCATGGACTCACCTGGCACCTTCCGCGCCTGCTCGCTGGCGAGAGCGCCACCACGCACGTCGCTGTCGCATGGACCGTCGCGGGCCCAGCGGAGGCTGGCGACGCCACTGCCTGGGCCGTCGACATCACGCGGACGCGCCTGCGCGAGCACGCCGGCATCCCCACCGGTTCCACACAGCACTCCCGGCACCGACGCGGTCCGGCGCCCCGACGCAGCCAGTCAGCCCCGGACGCAGACCCAGTGGTCACCTCCTCGGCCTCCGACGACGTACCCGGGTCGAGCGCCCAGCTCGAACGGGGAGACAGGGCCTAG
- a CDS encoding GNAT family N-acetyltransferase, whose translation MTTTLSGGAVLRPARPGDEPGILACIRELAEYEREPDAVETTEADLTAALFGAHPAVFAHVVERGGAVVGISVWFLSYSTWTGRHGIYLEDLYVRADQRGHGYGQALLRNLAAIAVERGYARVDWAVLDWNAPSIAFYRSLGAFPMDDWTGYRLTGDALVTTAQVRPRT comes from the coding sequence GTGACCACGACGCTCTCGGGTGGCGCCGTCCTGCGCCCCGCCCGCCCCGGTGACGAGCCCGGCATCCTCGCCTGCATCCGCGAGCTCGCGGAGTACGAGCGCGAGCCCGACGCGGTCGAGACGACCGAGGCCGACCTGACGGCCGCGCTCTTCGGCGCGCACCCGGCGGTGTTCGCGCACGTCGTCGAGCGGGGCGGCGCGGTCGTCGGGATCTCGGTGTGGTTCCTCAGCTACTCGACGTGGACCGGCCGCCACGGCATCTACCTCGAGGACCTGTACGTGCGCGCCGACCAGCGTGGCCACGGCTACGGGCAGGCGCTGCTGCGCAACCTCGCGGCGATCGCGGTCGAGCGCGGCTACGCCCGGGTCGACTGGGCGGTGCTCGACTGGAACGCGCCGTCGATCGCGTTCTACCGCTCGCTCGGCGCGTTCCCGATGGACGACTGGACGGGCTACCGCCTCACGGGCGACGCCCTCGTCACGACGGCGCAGGTCCGGCCGCGCACATAG
- the araA gene encoding L-arabinose isomerase, whose amino-acid sequence MTKPYADREIWFLTGSQDLYGEETLRQVAEQSQEVARLLQDSDEVPATVVWKPVLKDSAAIRRAALDANAADNVLGVVVWMHTFSPAKMWIAGLDALRKPLLHLHTQADVELPWDTIDMDFMNLNQAAHGDREFGYMATRLGTARKTVVGHASNPAVRASIGTWVRAAAGWAATHELRLVRFGDNMRNVAVTEGDKTEAELRFGVSVNTWGVNELVAAVEAVDDAAVDALVAEYEDLYDVVPSLRRGGDQHESLRYGARQEIALRTFLESVGAKAFTTNFEDLGALRQLPGLAVQRLMADGYGFGAEGDWKTAVLVRAAKVMGQGLPGGASLMEDYTYDLTPGDERILGAHMLEICPTLTTSKPTLEIHPLGIGGKEDPVRLVFDTDPGVGVVVSLADMRDRFRLTANVVDIVPPTAALPNLPVARAVWQPRPDFRTSAEAWLTAGGAHHTVLSTAVGIEVFEDFAEIARTELLVIDESTTRRGFREQVRWNQAYWRLAQGL is encoded by the coding sequence ATGACCAAGCCGTACGCCGACCGCGAGATCTGGTTCCTCACCGGCAGCCAGGACCTCTACGGCGAGGAGACGCTGCGCCAGGTCGCGGAGCAGTCGCAGGAGGTCGCGCGCCTGCTGCAGGACTCCGACGAGGTCCCCGCGACGGTCGTCTGGAAGCCCGTCCTCAAGGACTCCGCCGCGATCCGCCGCGCCGCGCTCGACGCGAACGCCGCCGACAACGTGCTCGGCGTCGTCGTCTGGATGCACACGTTCTCCCCGGCGAAGATGTGGATCGCGGGCCTCGACGCCCTGCGCAAGCCGCTCTTGCACCTGCACACGCAGGCCGACGTGGAGCTGCCGTGGGACACCATCGACATGGACTTCATGAACCTCAACCAGGCCGCCCACGGCGACCGTGAGTTCGGGTACATGGCGACGCGCCTCGGCACCGCGCGCAAGACCGTCGTCGGGCACGCGTCGAACCCCGCCGTCCGTGCGTCGATCGGCACGTGGGTGCGCGCCGCCGCGGGCTGGGCCGCGACGCACGAGCTCCGTCTCGTCCGGTTCGGCGACAACATGCGCAACGTCGCCGTCACCGAGGGCGACAAGACCGAGGCCGAGCTGCGCTTCGGCGTCTCCGTCAACACGTGGGGCGTGAACGAGCTGGTCGCCGCGGTCGAGGCCGTCGACGACGCCGCGGTCGACGCGCTCGTCGCCGAGTACGAGGACCTGTACGACGTCGTCCCGTCGCTGCGTCGCGGTGGCGACCAGCACGAGTCGCTGCGCTACGGCGCGCGTCAGGAGATCGCGCTGCGCACGTTCCTCGAGTCCGTCGGCGCCAAGGCGTTCACGACGAACTTCGAGGACCTCGGCGCCCTGCGCCAGCTGCCCGGGCTCGCCGTCCAGCGGCTCATGGCCGACGGCTACGGCTTCGGCGCCGAGGGCGACTGGAAGACTGCCGTCCTCGTGCGCGCGGCCAAGGTCATGGGCCAGGGCCTGCCCGGCGGCGCCTCGCTCATGGAGGACTACACCTACGACCTCACGCCCGGCGACGAGCGCATCCTCGGCGCCCACATGCTCGAGATCTGCCCGACGCTCACCACCTCGAAGCCGACGCTCGAGATCCACCCGCTCGGCATCGGTGGCAAGGAGGACCCCGTCCGCCTGGTGTTCGACACCGACCCGGGCGTCGGCGTCGTCGTCTCGCTCGCCGATATGCGCGACCGGTTCCGCCTCACCGCCAACGTCGTCGACATCGTGCCGCCGACCGCCGCGCTCCCGAACCTCCCGGTGGCCCGCGCCGTCTGGCAGCCCCGCCCCGACTTCCGCACCTCCGCCGAGGCGTGGCTGACCGCGGGCGGCGCGCACCACACGGTGCTGTCCACGGCCGTCGGCATCGAGGTGTTCGAGGACTTCGCCGAGATCGCCCGCACCGAGCTGCTCGTCATCGACGAGTCCACGACCCGCCGCGGCTTCCGCGAGCAGGTCCGCTGGAACCAGGCCTACTGGCGGCTCGCCCAGGGCCTGTAG